TGTCCATAGCGCTTCTATTTCGGCGGACGGCTCTTACGTTGCAGTTGGCTCGGCGGATAACAAGATTTACTTCTTCAATCGGCAAGGTGAATTGCTGTGGAATTACGAGACCAGTGGTCGAGTATATAGCGTTTCTATTTCAGCAAACGGTTCCTACATTGCGGCAGGCTCAAAGGACAATGTTTATTTTCTCAATAGCAAGGGAGAGTTATTGTGGAGCTACGAGACTGGAGGCCAGGTTAGGAGTGTCTCCGTCTCCTCAGACGGACATTATGTCATAACGGGTTCAGATAATGGCAGAGTTTACTTCTTCAATCGAGATGGAGAGTTGTTATGGAGTTACAAAACCAATGGTTATATTTCGAGTGTTTCAATATCCGCCAACGGCTCGTATATTGGAGTAGGCTCTTATGATCACTGGATCTACTTTTTCAACAGGGATGGAGAGCTATTGTGGAAATACCCAACTGGTTATCCCATCCTCAGCGTTTCTATATCTCCGGACGGAAATTACATTGCAGCAGGTTCGTATAGTAATAGAGTTTACTTCCTCAACAAGACTGGAGAATTATTATGGAGTTACAAAACCGGTAAGGGAGTTTACAGTGTTTCTCTTTCCATGGGTGGCTCTTACATTGTGGCAGGCTCCGGGGACAACAAAGTATATCTCTTTAACAGGAATGGAGAGTTACTGTGGAGTTACGATACCGGCGATGGTGTCTACAGTGTTTCCATGTCTGAAGACGGAAATTATGTTGCAGTAGGATCTTACTCAATGGTTTACTTCTTCTCCAGACGGCCATTAGTGTTGGATTATTCACCGCCGCTCCAAGTTTATGCCGGTGGGGAGGTTTCAATTCCAATAAAAGTCCAGTACAACTTTTCCGCGGATTCAAAAGTGCTTGTTAGGATACTACAATCCTCTGAAGTCTGGAGTAAAGAAGAGGCCGTAAATGCAGGGTCTGGAGGACTATCACTCATCGCTAAATTCACTGCTCCAGTATATGCTGGGCAGTACACCTACAAGATCCGGGTTTTTTACTTGGATAATGGCAAGTGGATTCAAGGAGACGAGAAGACTTTCACATTAAATGTTGAAAAACCGCCGGAAACCCAAACTACTACAACAAGCACAATAGGTACCACCGAGACCCAGACGACAGACACCACAGACAGCGGCATCTGCGGGCCAGCTTTCATGCTCTTTTTCATCACGGTTCCACTTGTGAGAAGAAGAAAGAGATAATGGCAAGGGTGGCTGCATTTCTTTTCATTCTTCCTTATCCCCACTGGGCCGTGTGGCATGCTGCAATCCTACCCAATCGTGATCAGCTCCCTCGGTGCCTTCGTCAACCTTCTTCCCTTTCCGCCCTCAACGACCACATCGTCCTCTATTCTAACTCCCCCCAGGCCCGGCACGTAGATGCCCGGCTCTATCGTGAAGGTCATGCCGTTTTCTAGGGTTACCTCTCCATCTGGCCCTATGTAGGGCTCCTCATGGACATCCAAGCCCAGACCGTGGCCGGTTCTGTGAGTAAAGTACTCGCCGTAGCCCGCCTTGGCTATGTAGTCCCTTGCCGCTTTGTCAACCTCCTTCGCCTTTATGCCCTCGCGGACAGTCTGGAAGGCGCTCTCCTGGGCGTTCTTGACGACCTCATAAATCTCCAGGAGCTTCTCGTCTGGCTTTCCTAACGCGATAGTCCTCGTTATGTCGGAGCAATAGCCCTCCCACCTGGCGCCGTAGTCGAGGATAACGAGGTCTCCCTCCCTCAGTTTCCTCTCGTCGGGCGCGTGGTGGGGATTTGCCCCATTCTCACCGCTGGCAACTATTGGCTCGAAGGAGACTCCATCGGAGCGCTCCCTTATGAGGAGCTCAATCTTCAGGGAGAGGTCTTTCTCACGCATTCCGATTAAGTCCATGCCGATTATCTCCTCGAAGACCTCATCGACGATCTTTGCCGCCTTCTCCATGAGCCTAATTTCCTCAGCGTCTTTTCTCATTCTAAGCTCGCGCATCAGAATGCTTAACGGATGGAACTCGAAGCTTCCAAGCTTGAGAATACCTATCAGCCAGTCTGCCCTCATCGTGTTCTCCACCAGGATTCTGCCAGATGACAGGTCGAGTTCCTTTAGGATTTCGGCGAGCTTCCCGTAGGGATTCTCTCCATCACGCCAGAAGGTAACAGGGAAATCCATGATGACGTTCTCGTAGAGGCTTGGCGCTAAAAGGTGGTACTCCCCGTCAGAATTGATGACCAGAATCGTCAGTCTCTCTCCCGCTTCGTGGATGTGGAAGCTCGTTAGGTAGTAGAGGTTCGTCCCCGGGCTTATCAGCGCTCCGTCAAAGGCTTTTTCCTTGAGCAGAGAAGCGAGCCTGTTGAGGCGCATGGTTTTCACCGCTCCGACTACTCCGCAACTTTTAAAAACCTAATCTCGAACTTCGCCCGACTAGGCGGGGCAAACCCGCGGGATGTTCCCGTAAGGGAGAACCACAAACGAGGAAGGAGGGAGCAAGATGGGAATGTACAAGTACATTAGGGAAGCCTGGAAGAGCCCGAAGAAGAGCTACGTTGGGCAGCTTCTCAAAAAGAGGATGATAAAGTGGCGCCGCGAGCCGGTCGTCGTTCGCGTTGAGAGGCCGACCAGACTCGACAGGGCCAGGAGCCTCGGCTACCAGGCCAAGCAGGGCTACGTCATTGTTCGCGTTCGCGTCAGGCGCGGCGGAAGGAAGAGGCCCAGGTGGAAGGGTGGTAGGAAGCCCTCCAAGATGGGTATGGTTAAGTACAGCCCGAAGAAGAGCCTCCAGTGGATTGCCGAGGAGAAGGCCGCTCGCAAGTTCCCGAACCTTGAGGTTCTCAACAGCTACTGGGTCGGCGAAGATGGAATGTACAAGTGGTTCGAGGTCATCATGGTCGACCCGCACCACCCGGTCATAAAGAGCGACCCGAAGATTGCCTGGATAGCAGGCAAGGCCCACAAGGGCAGGGTCTTCCGCGGCCTCACCAGTGCCGGCAGGAAGAGCCGCGGCCTGAGGAACAAGGGCAAGGGCGCCGAGAAGGTCAGGCCCAGTGTGAGGGCCAACAAGGGCAAGACCAAGTGAAGTTTTCTCCCCGTCCTCTTTCTGTTTGGGTTTTATATATTGTCCGATCTTTGATTGCGAATTAATGTGTTAGGCATCTTTGAGATGTGTATTATTTGTGGGATTTTATACGGTCAAACTAAACCAGAATAACAAGATAAAATTCCATTAATACTAATAACAGTGTAAAAAGTCAAAAAGTTTAAATAGTTACAATTAAGAACTATAGATTGAGGTGATATAATGGCAACATATGGATTGTGGTATTTTAAAGCACAAGATGGAAGTTACGGAACATTTCCCTCTGCAGGAACACCATCTCAGTTGGAAGACAGAGGATTCACCTATGCAGTAGCATTACACTCTTCTGCAAAAGATGAAAATGGGAACTTACTCTATGGGAATATTCCGTTTAGTGGGTATTCTTACAATGATGGATATCAAGATGGGGCATCTCTTGGAAGATGGGTAGATCCAATATTGAGGGGAATTGACTATCTAGTTGTGATTCCAGTTCTTATTGACGAGAGTAGAACCCGAGGAGTTAGAGGAATTCAATATTGGAAGGGGTGGGTCGATGGAGTATACAACAACACGAGCGGCTACCAAGTGGGCTTCTATTGGTATCTTGAATATCCTTGGCAGGTTAGTGATGGGATTGTTTATGAAGAAGATATTCAAGAAATCTCAGCGTATATACGAAACAAGGGTCAGCAATTCATTTGGATACCGTATTTTCATTATTCATATCCTGATCATATTAGTGATATTACAAAAACGGATATTGGGCTTCTGGCGAAATACTTTACGTACGTGTTTATTCAGCCTAATTACTATCAGGGAACAACTAGAACACTGCAGGATTTCAACGTTGTGTATAATCAGATTGAGGAACTTAAAGAGGAGAACAATCTGAGCAACATCTTCATGGAAATGGAATGTGATGGCAGAGTTAGATCACCCGATCCAGGAACTGCTGTGGAGTATAGAGAAAGAGCATGTGCCTATGTGAGTTATACCAAGGATTACCCGCACAGGGCTTACTATTATGACACCAATCTTCAGAATATACAAAAAATGGAGGAGTATTGCAATGACAGGGGTAAGAGGTATGTATTTTAGGGTTTTTATTAGCTTTTTTGTCTTTACACTTTTCTTAATAGCGTCACAGGTTTCTGCAGCATATCCGGACGTAAAAATAACCACCGAAGTTGTTCCCGGAGATGACGACTTTTTCGTTGAGCTCTCCACATACGGCGTTTACAATCTAGGCGATGACTTAAGGGTCATCAATCTCACTGAGGACAGACTCCCGAGGGAATCTTTCATGTTCTACGTATCCAATGGGAGTTCCTACGTAGTATGGCGTGGAGACCTCTCATCGGAGTTTCACAGGGTTTTTTACTCCAATGGTTCTTGGTATCTCCTTCTACAGGGTGGCTACCCGCTCCTTAGGATAGATGGAAAGCCATTCTCGCGGGTTTACCCTTACAATTCAACCTACACCGCCATAACGGTTTACAGAATTAAAAACGGATGCATAGAGCCTACTTGGGCTATTCCTTCTCCATCTCCTGGGATTTTTGGTCCCTCAAGGTTGGAAAACGACACGGTGGTCTTTTCTTCCTATTCTGAGGCCTTCGGAAGGGGTTTCGTAGTGAGGGTGCCTTTGAAGTCCTTTGAGAAGTACCTGTCCATCATTAATGCCTCGGCTTTCGTGGATTCGCTCTTAGCCGCGCAGCTGTCCGACAGTACCCTAGTCATTTTCTTCCCCGAGCTTTACTATTTCAAGGCAAACGGGTCTATCTACGCTGGAATCGTCAAGAACGATGAATTTATCCCCGTTTTCAAGTCAGAAGAGGCAACTGGCTACGTCTTCGTTTTTCACGGTGTTCTTGATGCAATCCCAACTCTAATGGTGAACGTCGATAACGGGGAAGTGTTTCCGAAGATTACCAGTCAGTACAACCTCTGTGATTGCTATGGGGAAGACTCCAGTTTGATGCTCTCATACAAAACCACTGCCGAGACGGGTTCTATGAACCTCGACTTGATCCTTCTCGGTCTGGTTCTTGGGATTCTCACTGGGGGAGTTCTAGGATACAAGTTTGGGCGTGATGATTTTATGGGGCGTTGGTTCCGTTAGATTTTGCCCTTATTCTTCTTCTGGATTCTCTAACTTTATCCTTTTGATTCCAATTTTGTCAAAAGCTTTGTCAGAGCTGATTATCGTCCCTCTGCAGTGAGCTGCCTGGAAAGCGTCAAAAACGTTTAATCCATGCTCTTTTATGTAAAATGCTGCCTTTAGAGGCTCTCCATCATCTATGTTGCATATGGCCATGACGGCAGCGGTGAGTCTCACCGGGTCAAGGTTGTAGCGCTTTGCCAGAAGCATCAGCTCGATGAATGTCACCTCCGAAGTTGTTATGTTGCCCTTGTGGTCGCTGTAAATCTTGAGGGCATTTTTCTTGAGCCAGTCGTTTGGCTTTAGCAGGGCGAGGAAAAAGTCGGTGTCCGCGTATATCATTCCAGCTCCCTCAGGGCCTCTTCTAGTATCTCCTTCTTTAGCTCCTCGATGGACTTGTCTGGCAGGAGTTTTCCAAGCTCTTCAAGCTCCATCAAAGGGTCCTCCGGTTTTGGGACGATTAGTATCTCGCCGTTGAGGTCAACGAGATACACCTCTCTAGATATACCCTTCCTAATGCTTTTGGGGAGGTATAGTCTCCCCTTTGAGTCCACTTTTGCGAGCATTTTCCCACCAATATTGATTTAGTGGGTAGTCTTATAAATTTTACCCAATAATTGCGTGGGTTACCTTTTAAAGCGCCGTGTCGAATCAAATCCGGTGAGAAAAATGGCGAAGATAAAGGCACATCACGTCAGGCTGACCACCTTCATCCATGCAACTGAAGATGAAGACAAGGTTCTTGAGGCTATAGGCACCTTCATCCCGGAGGAGATAGACGACGATGACGTTCTCTTTGACATAGTGGAAACGCGAGGCTTCTTCGGCAACCCTATTAAAGTCGTGAACGTCGAGATAAAGCGGAGCAAGGCAGTTAGAAAGTTCATTGACTACTTTAAGGAACTCCTGAGTGAGTGGGATAAGACCTACGTACTTGACCACCTCGATGAGAAGATCGATGAGGAAGGAACGCTCTACGTCCGCTTTAACAAGCAGAAGGCCTACCTCGGCGAGGCGGAGGTTGATGAAGGAGAAGACGTCATCCAGGTCAGGATAAAGATCAAGGCCTTCCCAATGAGGAAGGATGCGGTGGTGAAAGCCGTCAGGGAGTGGCTGGAGGAATGACCCTCGAGTCTGAGGAAGTTTCCTTCTCCCGCGAGCACTGGGTTGAGATGGACGTAAGGAGTGAGGATGCCTACGAGCTGGCCAGTGGGTGGTTTGACGAGGTAGTTTTCACCAAAAGGCTCGTCCTGGAAAAGAGCCCCGACTTCGACGCCCTGAAGGCAGAAATCAAGGAGCTGAAAGAGAGGTACGGAAAGGTTGCCCTCCTTATCGTCACGAAAAAGCCGAGCCTAATAAGGGAAGTGAAGAACCGCAACCTCAAGGTTCTCCTCTACGTCCAGGGCGGCGACATGAGGGTCAACCGCTTCGCCCTAGAGGCCGGCGTCGATGCCCTTATAAGCCCGTGGCTCGGAAGGAAAGACCCTGGCTTCGACCACGTTCTGGCCAAGATAGCGGCCAAAAGGGACGTTGCCATAGGCTTTTCCATATCACCCCTTCTCAGCGCTTCCCCCTACGAGAGGGCCCATACTCTGCGCTTCATGATGAAGGTCTGGCAGCTGGTGAACAAGTACGACGTCCCGCGCTTCCTCACGAGTTCAGCCGAGAGCAGATGGGAAGTCCGCGGGCCGAGGGACTTAATGAGCCTCGGAATAGCGCTTGGCATGGAGATTCCCCAGGCCAAGGCAAGCTTGAACTTCTATCCAAGGATGATTTTGGGGAGGAAAAGCTAAGCCTCCCCCTTCAAAGCTGGAAGCTCTTCTGGCTCGTAGTCCTCAAGCTTTCCGTCGAGGAAGTCCTCGTAGCCCTTGAGGTCGAGCAGGCCGTGGCCGCTGAGGTTGAACAGGATGACTTCTTCCTTGCCCTCTTCCTTCGCCTTGAGGGCCCTGTCTATTGCAGCCTTGACCGCGTGGGCGCTCTCGGGTGCTGGAACTATACCTTCCGTCCTGGCAAAGAGCCGGGCCGCCTCGAAGACCTCCGTCTGATGGTAGGCTACTGGCCTAACTATTCCGTGGTTTATCAGAATACTCAGCGTTGGAGCCAGGCCGTGGTACCTCAGGCCGCCAGCGTGTATCGGCGGGACGTAGTAGGTGTGGCCGAGGGTGTGCATCTTCATCTTCGGCGTTAGCCCTCCAGAGTCCCCGTAGTCGTAGGTGTAAACGCCGCGCGTCATGCTCGGTGCCGCCCTTGGCTCAACCGCTATGAACTCGTAGTCATCTTTGCCGTCTAGTCTATCCTTGACGAAGGGATAGGCCAGGCCGGCGAAGTTGCTTCCTCCCCCAACGCAGCCAATTATGGCGTCTGGCTTCTCGAACTCCTTCATCTGCTCCTTGGCTTCCAGGCCAATGACCGTCTGGTGCATTAAAACGTGGTTGAGCACGCTTCCAAGGGCGTAGCGCGCTTTTTCGTCCCTTAGAACGTCCTCAATGGCCTCACTTATCGCTATTCCAAGGCCGCCGGGGTGGTTGGGGTCTTCGGCTAAAAACTTCCTGCCGATTTCAGTCCTGTCGCTTGGACTGGGGTAGATTTCGGCACCGTAGAGACGCATTATAGTCTTCCTGTAGGGCTTCTGGAAATAGCTTGCGCGGGCCATGTAAACCCTGACCTTTATTCCCATGAGTGCTCCTGCCAGAGACAGGGCAGTTCCCCACTGCCCGGCTCCAGTTTCGGTAACGAGCCTCTCTATTCCCTGCTTTTTGGCGTAGTACGCTTGAGCCAATGCGGTGTTTATCTTGTGGCTGCCTGTTACGGTAGCCCCTTCGTATTTGAAGTATATCCTCGCCGGCGTTCCGAGGGCCTTTTCGAGGTTCGTCGCCCTGAAGAGGGGCGTTGGACGGCCTATTTTAGCATAGAGCTCACGAACTTTCTTTGGGATCTCGATGTATCGTTCCATGGTCATTTCCTGCTTCACCAGCTCCGCTGCGAAGATGCGGAGCAGCTTCTCTGGCTCCATTGGCTCGTCCGTCTCCGGGTCGAGGGGCGGCGCCAAAGGCTCCGGCAGGTCAGGCAGAATGTTGTACCACCTCTTTGGTATCTTGGAATCCGGCAGAACGGCTTTCATTCAAACCACCTCCTGATTTTTGGAAGAAGTCCCAAAGGCGAGGGAATAAAGAGCGTAAGGACTAACCCAAAGCAGAAAGCTCCAGCTGGGTGGAGGCATAAGCTTAATCCTCTAGAACCTCCAAAAACGAGCCCCCCTATCAGTCAGGCCAAAAACGATCCCGCCCTTGAGCTGTTAGGCTAACCCGAACATTCAGGGGGATCTCAGAGAGGCCAAAAACAATCACTCCTGGCCATCATGGTGCATCGGAGTTCAAGGGATTGCAATCCTTAAATGTTTTTCTTCAAGTTGACTGGAGAAATGACGATTATTTCCACAGAATATGTTGGGTTTTTTGACATTTTTGCAATCTCTGGGCTGCGAAGGGATGTTCTGGGATACATGCCAGCCAAAACTTTTCACCCGGGTTTGGATAGGATTGCTCCGTTCGGTATTAGGGCCGATGACCTTTTGAAAGATCGTTCCATGGACGGGTGTATTTCTGCGTGAGGAGCCAACCTCACTGATTGCGGCAAGGGCAATCGTAGCGGAAACGGTTATTAACCTCCCCTTACAATATCATACGATGCCTAATGCTCCGGCTTGAGATCTACTGTGATGAAACCGAGGGAGAGCAAGTTTCCGCGGTTCTTGGTAAGTGGAACGTCCAATTCTACGTGGAAGAGGTGAGGGGCAACGATCACCGCGTCCTCAAGTTCGTGGCCCTTGTCCCTGATTTCATCATAAACGACCTTGCAGACGAGCTCATGAAGGCTATAGACCTCAGAAAAGGGCACTCGGCGATAACGTGGTCGCAGGTGAGCGGCAAGTCCGTCAAGTACGCCAACTCCCTCAAATCACTCAGGAAGTTCAAGCGCCGCTGGAGCCTCGCAGCTATAGAGAAGCTCATAGAAGACGCCAACAACCAGGCAACGGTTGATCCGATTCAGCTCACCCTCGGCGCGGTCGCTTCCATAATAGCCCTTTTCGGACTGATAAACGACAGCATCGTGATGATAATCTCTGCCATGCTCCTCTCTCCTATCCTCGGCCCCCTCTACGGATTCTCCCTCAACGTCGTCATGGGCAAGGGGAGAGACGCCCTAGACGCCGTCTATTCCATCCTTAAGCTTCTCGTAGTTATCTTTCTCTCCGCCGCCATCGTGACGCTCATCCTCAAGCTGGCTGGAGCCATGCCCTCTCAGCCGACCCACGAGATAGCGATCCGCGGAAATTCCGGCCTCGTTTACATCCTGCTGGCCGTTATACTCGGCTACGCGGGTGTCGTGGCTATAGTCAGCAAGATACCCGAGATACTGGCCGGCGTTTCCATTGCTGCCGCCCTCGTCCCCCCAACGACGGTCATTGGAATATCCCTCGTCATGGGCTGGTGGGATGTTTTCGGCGGTTCGCTGATTCTAACTCTTGAGAATGTTCTTGGCCTGTTAACCGGCTCGCTGCTCGGGCTGTACATCCTCAACGTCTCGCCAAGGAGCTACTACGAGAGGAGAGCGGCGAGACTCTACACAAAGAGAACCATGCTCGTCCTAGCGTTGATGATAGCACTGATAGTTCTCCTTGAACTCATGTTTCCAGGCTAAGCAACCTCGGTCTGCTCATAGACCAGTTCACCCTTCCTGTGCTTGACGAGCAGGCCGTAGAAGAACTCCTTCATCTCGGGGCTCATGTCGTCATCGAGCAGCAAGTCTGCTCTGCCCCTGTAATCCTTCTCTGCCTTCGTTATGAGGAGCGCTATCTGCGGTGTGAGGTGTTCGAGCAGGATTCTAACGAGCTCGGGATAGGCTTCCTCCTCCAGTTCCTCGTCGGCCTCTATGCCAAGGTAAACGGTGAAGCCCTTCATCTGGACAGCCAGAACGAACTCATTCTCGCTCAGCTCGAAGAACGAGAAGTTGTAGCTCTTAGATTTGACCCTCGCAAGCAGGACTCCCCGTATTGAGAGCGTAACAGGCTCGCCCTCTATCTCGAACACAAGGTCCTTCGCAAGCTCTCTCTGCGCTATTGCGTAAAGCTCCTCCATCGGCATGGCTTTCCATTATCATTTGGAGATAAAAGGGTTTCGCGTCACGTTTTTAACGATGAACTTCAAAAATATCACGGTGGTGTTATGAAGATCACGCGCTTTGGTGTCTCTGTTCCGGACGAGTTGCTCGAGAAGTTTGACAGAATCATAGAGGAGAAAGGCTACGTTAACAGGAGTGAGGCGATTAGGGATTTAATGAGGGACTTTATAGTCAGGCACGAGTGGGAGGAGGGGGACAAGGAAGTTGCAGGTACAATAACCATCGTATATAACCACGACGAAGCAGACGTGGTTAAAGAGCTTCTTGACCTCCAGCACGACTACGTCGATGAAATTGTTTCGAGCCTTCACGTTCACATGGATGAGCACAACTGCCTCGAGGTTGTGGTCGTTAAGGGTAAGGCGGGAAGGATAAAGGAGATCGCCGAGAGGCTCATAAGCCTGAAGGGCGTCAAGCACGGAAAGCTTGTGATGACGACCACGGGGAGGGAACTGGTGTGATTGAATCCTGGAGGGGATGGGTATGAGGATACTCGGTTTTCTGTCCTCACTCGTCGTTGCCCTCTCCTTTGTTCTCCCATGGTTCCGGCTGCCTTGGGGTGGGCAAATAACGTTCCTTGGCATCCTCCGTGAGGTTTTGGCAAGTTCCAGTGGCTTTGAGGGTGCATTCTGGTGGCTCAACCCTAACACTACGGGCACTATCTTTCTCTTCATAACGTTCTTCGCGGGTATATTCATGATACTCGTCGGGATACTCTTCGGGCTTCTCGGCGGCAGGCTTGGGCCGGGCATTGGAATGGTTGGAATGCTTGTGTTTACCCTCACCGCGTGGCACATATACGGGCAGGACTTCTTTGGAACGCTCGCTGAGGGATACGTAATAGCGCTACTGAGCTTCGTCGTCGGCTTTGTCGCTGGTGGGGGGAAGAGCCTCTAGCCGATGACCTCGACTATATCGCCGTTCCCGGGAGGCAGGGTAGCCATGATGTCCTCTTCCCTAACTTTGTAGCCCCACTTCTCGAGGATGCGCCTGATCTTCTTCACGAGTTCACTCTTCTTCAGTGAACCTGGTCTTATGATGATGTACTTATCCGTGTGGACTTTTATTGCCTCCACCGGCGCACAGACAACGTAATTTTCGCCCTCGTGCTCGATGACACCAACGGCCAGCTTAAGCGGTAGACCGCGGAGCCAGTTCCTCTTTCCGTAGACCATGAATGCACCTTTGCCGAGATACTCTCCGCTCGGCGCCTGCTTTGTCACCTGGTTTGGATACGCCCAGTATGCATCGGCGCTGTAGAGCCCCTGGCTCCAGGCTTTGCTCATCGAAACGGCGAACTGACAGGCCTCGAAGATAGTCTTCTCTCCAGCCTTCTGACCATCTTTTATAACGACGTGCGGCGCTCCGTAAACGTCCGCGTGGCAGTAGAGATCGTTCTCGTCCATGTGTTTCTTTATCAGATTCTCGTTGGTACTCGCGTCCTTTCCTGCCAGAACGAGGAAGCCCTCACTCGACACGAACCAGCGGAACTTCTCGAACCACTTCTTCTTTCTGCGCTCTATTCTCTTTACCGCAAGCTCCTTTTTCATTTCCTCTTCTATGAGCTTCTCGATTTCATCCAGCTTTCTCTTGGTATCCTTGTAGGCCTTAAGTGCCCCCTCAAGCTTGTGCTTGGCCTTCTTGGCCTTCTCGTAGTAGAGCTCCGCGTTTTCACCTATGCTCTTGTTGAGGTAGAGCCTGACCTTCTTCCCCTCGAGCTCTATCGTCACGGCCTTCTCCTTAGGGTCAACGGACTTTACCATAAGCGCCGCCTTGTTCCCTGCCTTCTTGCCTTCATCTATTCTCTTCTTGAACTCCTCCCAGCCGAGCTTTTCAGTTGCCTTCCTGAACTCATCCAGAAGCCTTTCGACCATCGTGAAGTTGGCGTATATCAAGTCGCCTAT
This genomic window from Thermococcus sp. LS1 contains:
- the nikR gene encoding nickel-responsive transcriptional regulator NikR, with amino-acid sequence MKITRFGVSVPDELLEKFDRIIEEKGYVNRSEAIRDLMRDFIVRHEWEEGDKEVAGTITIVYNHDEADVVKELLDLQHDYVDEIVSSLHVHMDEHNCLEVVVVKGKAGRIKEIAERLISLKGVKHGKLVMTTTGRELV
- a CDS encoding amino acid permease, whose protein sequence is MGMRILGFLSSLVVALSFVLPWFRLPWGGQITFLGILREVLASSSGFEGAFWWLNPNTTGTIFLFITFFAGIFMILVGILFGLLGGRLGPGIGMVGMLVFTLTAWHIYGQDFFGTLAEGYVIALLSFVVGFVAGGGKSL
- the rqcH gene encoding ribosome rescue protein RqcH, producing MKEEMSSVDIRYVVRELQSLVGSRVDKIYHDGDEIRIKLRTKEGRQDFILQAGKRFHVTTYVKEAPKMPSSFTMLLRKHLSGGFIDAIEQHDFDRIVKIRVGDYTLIGELFRRGNIILVDGENRIVAALRYEEFKDRAIKPKAEYKFPPARENPLDVEWERFKELILEEEVEVVRALARKLNMGGLYAEEILLRAEMDKKKKASELSEEELKLIFDTMKALFTEDPKPNIVYKDGNMHDVVPVELRIYENFGKRYFSTFSEALDEYFGKITLEKAKIEQTKKLEAKKRQLLMTLKKQEELLKGFEEQAKANQEIGDLIYANFTMVERLLDEFRKATEKLGWEEFKKRIDEGKKAGNKAALMVKSVDPKEKAVTIELEGKKVRLYLNKSIGENAELYYEKAKKAKHKLEGALKAYKDTKRKLDEIEKLIEEEMKKELAVKRIERRKKKWFEKFRWFVSSEGFLVLAGKDASTNENLIKKHMDENDLYCHADVYGAPHVVIKDGQKAGEKTIFEACQFAVSMSKAWSQGLYSADAYWAYPNQVTKQAPSGEYLGKGAFMVYGKRNWLRGLPLKLAVGVIEHEGENYVVCAPVEAIKVHTDKYIIIRPGSLKKSELVKKIRRILEKWGYKVREEDIMATLPPGNGDIVEVIG